The following are encoded together in the Culex pipiens pallens isolate TS chromosome 1, TS_CPP_V2, whole genome shotgun sequence genome:
- the LOC120420174 gene encoding uncharacterized protein LOC120420174, protein MPDANCGSLLLDRHEPLDEEMPEATSNDSGVLNIGRFLGNSNNETPSHSADFVISSVGVDGVPQLDQVNGLGNAVSTEIASPTSSTQETARILTPSWSSNPAFVNDAVSSDGDCAYHDFSNSVLTTRPTSRMLTPSWPSNPSLMDEPVSSDGNCATRPTSSTSLPNSVCLPKLLAEKVA, encoded by the exons ATGCCGGATGCGAACTGCGGAAGTCTACTGCTAGACCGACACGAGCCACTGGACGAAGAAATGCCGGAAGCTACGAGTAACGATTCCGGTGTTCTGAACATCGGAAGATTCTTAGGCAATTCCAACAACGAGACGCCGTCCCATTCAGCTGATTTTGTTATTTCATCCGTCGGCGTTG ATGGTGTACCCCAACTTGACCAGGTGAATGGGTTAGGCAATGCAGTGTCCACCGAAATCGCCTCGCCAACCTCGAGCACGCAAGAGACCGCGAGAATCTTGACTCCGTCGTGGTCCTCAAATCCGGCCTTCGTGAATGACGCGGTATCCAGCGATGGTGATTGCGCTTACCACGATTTCAGCAACTCGGTATTGACAACCCGGCCGACCTCGAGAATGTTGACTCCGTCGTGGCCCTCAAATCCGTCCCTCATGGATGAACCGGTGTCCAGCGATGGCAATTGCGCGACCCGGCCGACTTCGAGCACGAGTCTACCAAACAGCGTTTGCCTTCCTAAATTGCTTGCCGAGAAGGTAGCTTAA